From a region of the Tenggerimyces flavus genome:
- a CDS encoding DUF3500 domain-containing protein, which produces MIAAAATAFLDALDPAQRTTATAPFDTPDRSEWVYVPAQRPGLPLRDMTERQRELAYEILRAGLSERAFAEARQIMSREREGRTIHPLSYYFRVFGDPAGAGPWGFSASGHHVVVNLTVVGDTVAGTPQFLGAEPAMIVSGPDAGLRFLPFEEDLARDLLGGLDDARREVAIVSDVAPDNILTRNDPVADPAVLPKGLSYADLTNDQQALLERLIQHYLTRLLPSVADASWQRLGDAGLDPVTFSWAGSTERGIGNKHYYAVQGPTFILEYDNTQDDGNHIHSVWRDLERDWGTDLLKAHYASGH; this is translated from the coding sequence ATGATCGCCGCGGCCGCGACCGCGTTCCTGGACGCGCTCGATCCCGCGCAGCGGACGACCGCCACGGCACCATTCGACACGCCCGATCGGTCGGAGTGGGTGTACGTTCCGGCGCAGCGTCCGGGACTGCCGCTGCGGGACATGACCGAGCGTCAACGCGAGCTTGCGTACGAGATCCTGCGTGCCGGACTGTCGGAGCGCGCCTTCGCCGAGGCGCGGCAGATCATGTCGCGCGAGCGCGAGGGCCGGACGATCCACCCGCTGTCGTATTACTTCCGCGTCTTCGGCGACCCTGCCGGCGCCGGGCCGTGGGGCTTCTCCGCGTCGGGCCACCACGTGGTCGTCAACCTCACGGTGGTCGGCGACACGGTCGCCGGCACGCCGCAGTTCCTCGGCGCCGAGCCGGCGATGATCGTGTCTGGGCCGGACGCCGGGCTGCGGTTCCTGCCGTTCGAGGAGGATCTCGCTCGGGACCTGCTCGGCGGCCTGGACGACGCGCGCCGCGAGGTCGCGATCGTGTCGGACGTCGCGCCGGACAACATCCTCACCCGGAACGACCCGGTCGCCGACCCGGCGGTGTTGCCGAAGGGCCTGTCGTACGCCGACCTGACGAACGACCAACAGGCGTTGCTCGAACGGCTCATCCAGCACTACCTCACCCGGCTGCTGCCGTCGGTCGCCGACGCCTCGTGGCAGCGGCTGGGTGACGCCGGGCTCGACCCGGTGACGTTCAGCTGGGCCGGCTCGACCGAGCGGGGGATCGGCAACAAGCACTACTACGCGGTGCAGGGGCCGACGTTCATCCTGGAGTACGACAACACCCAGGACGACGGCAACCACATCCACAGCGTGTGGCGCGACCTCGAGCGGGACTGGGGGACCGACCTGCTCAAGGCCCACTACGCGTCTGGTCACTAA
- a CDS encoding YbaB/EbfC family nucleoid-associated protein — protein sequence MDPRDAIEQAMRTVRERQAQAASVTQQINQVRGKAQTDDERVKVEVGSMGQLESIELDPRAMRMPSEDLAKTIVDLSKAAAEDAATQTRKAMETLLGEGVDWQKLTDGSSGGLDMDAFNKVSESLGLGRMDDLPKPPTFPNPQP from the coding sequence GTGGATCCTCGGGACGCCATTGAGCAGGCCATGCGTACGGTTCGCGAACGGCAGGCGCAGGCCGCCTCGGTAACGCAGCAGATCAACCAGGTCAGGGGGAAGGCGCAGACCGACGACGAGCGCGTCAAGGTCGAGGTCGGATCGATGGGCCAGCTCGAGTCGATCGAGCTCGACCCCCGCGCCATGCGAATGCCGTCGGAGGATCTGGCGAAGACCATCGTCGACCTCTCCAAGGCCGCCGCCGAGGATGCCGCGACCCAGACCCGCAAGGCAATGGAGACCCTCCTCGGCGAGGGCGTCGACTGGCAGAAGCTGACCGATGGTTCGTCCGGCGGGCTGGACATGGACGCGTTCAACAAGGTGTCCGAGTCGCTCGGCCTGGGCCGGATGGACGACCTGCCCAAGCCTCCGACGTTCCCCAATCCCCAGCCCTGA
- a CDS encoding NYN domain-containing protein, whose product MTTITTRRQSSWTRWVEPVAVGWALLYGGLGILWTLGGPGFPFGKAADRGYGESILGTADPRLLAPVVAVAGLLAAAAVLALRGTNVLAKAAFGYLAILGASLLVVIPDRRPLIAVAYAPILLIGAPFGWPEGVSFLDAIPWPVLNQLVLMVGGVLLLGAALAYRRRVRHDEAAPWTTLAAVSRWGPWAVGIAVAIPVLYAATRWAWALGIPLGISEEFFREGQESGLWIAGAGLASFAVVGALLTLGLWQRWGEEFPRWLPLLGGRRVPPNLAVVPATIVAVFVTSAGLEYWRLVLAGPMEMEMSWTTLGPELLWPIWGVALAAAALGYRLRRRANEG is encoded by the coding sequence ATGACAACGATCACGACGCGTCGCCAGTCGTCATGGACCCGCTGGGTGGAGCCCGTGGCGGTCGGGTGGGCGCTGCTGTACGGCGGACTCGGCATCCTCTGGACGCTCGGCGGCCCCGGCTTCCCGTTCGGCAAGGCGGCTGACCGCGGCTACGGCGAGTCCATCCTCGGAACGGCCGACCCGCGACTCCTCGCCCCCGTCGTCGCCGTCGCGGGCCTGCTCGCCGCGGCCGCCGTGCTCGCCCTGCGCGGAACCAACGTGCTGGCCAAGGCCGCGTTCGGCTACCTCGCGATCCTCGGCGCGAGCCTGCTCGTCGTGATCCCCGACCGGAGGCCGCTGATCGCGGTCGCGTACGCGCCGATCCTGCTCATCGGAGCCCCGTTCGGCTGGCCGGAAGGCGTGAGCTTCCTCGACGCCATCCCCTGGCCCGTCCTCAACCAGCTCGTGCTGATGGTCGGCGGCGTCCTGCTGCTCGGCGCCGCCCTCGCCTACCGCCGACGTGTTCGACACGACGAGGCAGCGCCCTGGACCACGCTGGCGGCCGTGAGCCGTTGGGGCCCGTGGGCGGTCGGCATCGCGGTCGCGATCCCGGTCCTGTACGCGGCGACCCGCTGGGCCTGGGCGCTGGGCATCCCGCTCGGGATCAGCGAGGAGTTCTTCCGCGAGGGCCAGGAGTCCGGCCTGTGGATCGCCGGCGCCGGGCTGGCCTCGTTCGCCGTCGTCGGTGCCTTGCTCACGCTCGGCCTCTGGCAACGCTGGGGCGAGGAGTTCCCGCGCTGGCTCCCGCTGCTCGGCGGCCGCCGCGTGCCGCCGAACCTCGCCGTCGTCCCCGCCACGATCGTGGCCGTGTTCGTGACGTCGGCAGGCCTGGAGTACTGGCGCCTCGTCCTGGCCGGCCCGATGGAGATGGAGATGAGCTGGACCACGCTCGGCCCCGAGCTGCTCTGGCCGATCTGGGGTGTCGCGCTCGCCGCCGCGGCGCTCGGCTACCGCCTGCGCCGCCGGGCCAACGAAGGTTAG